One Mycolicibacter sp. MU0083 DNA window includes the following coding sequences:
- a CDS encoding peptide chain release factor 3, whose amino-acid sequence MSENAVESPTVATAPQAARISAEAARRRTFAVISHPDAGKSTLTEALVLHAKAITEAGAVHGKSGRRATVSDWMEMEKARGISITSTALQFPYRSSAGQDCVINLLDTPGHADFSEDTYRVLTAVDSAVMLIDAAKGLEPQTLKLFQVCRHRRIPIITVINKWDRPGRHALELMDEIAERIGLRPTPLTWPVGIAGEFDGVLDRRTGNFIRFTRTAGGATAAPEQHFAAADAQAAAGSDWDTAVEESELLSADGSDFDRDGFLGCESTPVLFTSAALNFGVNQLLDVLAELAPPPNGATDVDGARRATDAPFSAFVFKVQAGMDTAHRDRIAFARVYSGTFERGDVLTHGATGKPFVTKYAQSVFGQQRATLDTAWPGDVIGLANAAVLRPGDTLYCDVPVQYPPIPSFSPEHFSVARNTDPSKHKQFRRGIEQLDQEGVVQVLFSDRRGEQAPVLAAVGPMQFEVAAHRMATEMGAPISLEPLPYQVARIVDADGAEIVAKQALAEVMTRTDGVHLVLFNTKWLLQGFVRDHPEVKLRSLVAAEG is encoded by the coding sequence ATGAGCGAGAACGCTGTGGAATCCCCGACGGTCGCCACTGCGCCGCAAGCCGCCCGGATCTCCGCCGAAGCAGCCCGCCGCAGAACCTTCGCCGTCATCAGCCACCCCGACGCCGGTAAGTCCACCTTGACCGAGGCGTTGGTGCTGCATGCCAAGGCCATCACCGAAGCCGGCGCCGTGCACGGCAAATCCGGCCGGCGTGCCACCGTCTCGGACTGGATGGAGATGGAGAAGGCCCGCGGCATCTCCATCACCTCGACCGCACTGCAGTTCCCCTACCGCAGCAGCGCCGGCCAGGACTGCGTCATCAACCTGCTCGACACCCCCGGCCACGCCGACTTCTCCGAGGACACCTACCGGGTGCTGACCGCGGTGGACTCCGCGGTGATGCTGATCGACGCCGCCAAAGGCCTGGAGCCGCAGACCCTCAAACTGTTCCAGGTGTGCCGGCACCGCCGAATCCCGATCATCACCGTGATCAACAAGTGGGACCGGCCCGGCCGGCACGCCCTGGAATTGATGGACGAGATCGCCGAGCGGATCGGGTTGCGGCCCACCCCGCTGACCTGGCCGGTCGGCATCGCCGGGGAATTCGACGGGGTGCTGGACCGCCGGACCGGCAACTTCATCCGGTTCACTCGCACCGCCGGCGGCGCCACCGCCGCCCCCGAGCAGCACTTCGCCGCCGCCGACGCCCAAGCCGCGGCCGGCAGCGACTGGGACACCGCGGTCGAGGAGTCCGAACTGCTGTCCGCAGACGGCTCCGACTTCGACCGCGACGGCTTCCTGGGCTGCGAATCGACCCCGGTGCTGTTCACCTCGGCGGCGTTGAACTTCGGGGTGAACCAGCTGCTCGACGTGCTCGCCGAACTGGCGCCCCCGCCCAACGGGGCGACGGACGTCGACGGCGCCCGGCGCGCCACCGATGCGCCGTTCAGCGCGTTCGTGTTCAAGGTGCAGGCCGGCATGGACACCGCCCACCGCGACCGGATCGCGTTCGCACGGGTGTACTCGGGCACCTTCGAGCGCGGTGACGTGCTGACGCACGGCGCCACCGGCAAACCGTTCGTCACCAAATACGCCCAGTCGGTCTTCGGCCAGCAGCGCGCCACCCTGGACACCGCCTGGCCCGGGGATGTGATCGGGTTGGCCAACGCCGCCGTGCTGCGCCCCGGCGACACACTGTATTGCGATGTGCCCGTGCAGTATCCGCCGATCCCCAGCTTCTCGCCCGAGCATTTCTCGGTGGCACGCAACACCGACCCGAGCAAGCACAAGCAGTTCCGCCGCGGCATCGAGCAACTGGACCAGGAGGGTGTGGTCCAGGTGCTGTTCTCCGACCGGCGCGGCGAGCAGGCCCCGGTGCTGGCCGCGGTCGGGCCGATGCAGTTCGAGGTGGCCGCCCATCGGATGGCCACCGAGATGGGTGCCCCGATCTCACTGGAACCGCTGCCGTACCAGGTGGCGCGGATCGTCGACGCCGACGGCGCCGAGATCGTCGCCAAGCAGGCGCTGGCCGAAGTGATGACCCGCACCGACGGGGTGCACCTGGTGCTGTTCAACACCAAATGGCTGCTGCAGGGCTTTGTGCGCGACCACCCCGAGGTGAAGCTGCGCTCCCTGGTGGCCGCCGAAGGCTAA
- a CDS encoding NYN domain-containing protein: MTESGDTRVAVYLDFDNIVISRYDQVNGRNSFQKDKSKGLAKQPERLARATVDVGAIIDFASSFGTLVLTRAYADWSAEVNTGYRAQLVGRAVDLVQLFPAAAYGKNGADIRLAVDAVEDMFRLPDLTHVVIVAGDSDYIALAQRCKRLGRYVVGIGVAGSTSRALAAACDDFVSYDALPGVPAVEPAPAEAEPKQRSRQAKAEPEEPQPDPLDTATGLLTRALRIGMEKDDGEWLHNSAVKAQMKRMDPSFSEKALGYKSFSDFLRSYSDLVELDESSTTRLVRLRG, from the coding sequence ATGACGGAATCCGGCGACACCCGCGTCGCGGTCTACCTCGACTTCGACAACATCGTGATCTCCCGCTATGACCAGGTCAACGGCCGCAACTCCTTTCAGAAGGACAAGTCCAAGGGCCTGGCGAAGCAGCCGGAACGCCTGGCCCGGGCCACCGTGGACGTCGGGGCGATCATCGATTTCGCGTCGTCGTTCGGCACCCTGGTCCTCACCCGCGCCTACGCCGATTGGTCGGCGGAGGTCAACACCGGCTACCGCGCGCAACTGGTGGGACGCGCGGTCGACCTGGTGCAGTTGTTCCCGGCGGCCGCCTACGGCAAGAACGGCGCCGATATCCGGCTGGCCGTCGACGCGGTCGAGGACATGTTCCGGCTGCCGGATCTGACCCACGTGGTGATCGTGGCCGGTGACTCCGACTACATCGCCCTGGCCCAACGCTGTAAACGCTTGGGCCGCTACGTCGTCGGGATCGGGGTGGCCGGCTCCACCAGTCGCGCCCTGGCCGCGGCCTGCGACGACTTCGTCAGCTACGACGCGCTGCCCGGGGTGCCGGCCGTCGAGCCCGCCCCGGCCGAAGCCGAACCCAAGCAGCGCAGCCGCCAGGCCAAGGCCGAACCCGAGGAGCCGCAACCGGATCCGCTGGACACCGCGACCGGACTACTCACCCGCGCCCTGCGGATCGGGATGGAGAAGGACGACGGCGAGTGGCTGCACAATTCGGCGGTCAAGGCCCAGATGAAGCGGATGGATCCGTCGTTCAGCGAGAAAGCGCTGGGCTACAAGTCGTTCAGCGATTTCCTGCGGTCGTATTCCGACCTGGTGGAGTTGGACGAGAGTTCGACGACGCGGCTGGTGCGGCTGCGCGGTTAG
- a CDS encoding type II toxin-antitoxin system VapC family toxin yields the protein MLYLDTSALVKLIRREPESDSLVDWLATREPTPWVSSALIEVELPRAIRRAEPSLLVDVPAMLARVSRYEVNEVVRAAAAAYPDPMLRSLHAIHLATARTMFGADLTAFVAYDTRLLAAAAELGLSVIAPGR from the coding sequence ATGCTGTATCTGGACACGTCGGCGCTGGTGAAGCTCATCCGGCGTGAGCCGGAAAGTGATTCGCTCGTCGATTGGCTCGCCACACGGGAGCCAACGCCCTGGGTGTCCTCAGCGCTCATCGAGGTCGAACTGCCTCGCGCTATCCGACGGGCGGAACCATCGTTGCTCGTCGACGTCCCGGCAATGCTGGCACGAGTCTCCCGATACGAGGTGAACGAGGTAGTTCGGGCCGCTGCGGCGGCATATCCCGACCCGATGCTGCGTTCACTCCACGCAATCCACCTAGCTACCGCCCGCACGATGTTCGGTGCCGATCTGACCGCGTTTGTCGCCTACGACACCCGACTGCTCGCCGCCGCCGCCGAACTCGGACTGTCGGTCATCGCCCCGGGCCGCTGA
- a CDS encoding type II toxin-antitoxin system Phd/YefM family antitoxin, with protein MAEVPIRELNQNTAGVLARVKRGEALDITERGTVIARLVPAQDSPLTEMITAGLLHPATVSGPVPRPTGPIRTDHEAGELLREMRDDERY; from the coding sequence ATGGCCGAGGTGCCGATCCGCGAGCTCAATCAGAACACCGCCGGCGTCCTGGCACGCGTCAAGCGGGGAGAAGCCCTCGACATCACCGAGCGGGGAACGGTGATCGCCCGCCTTGTCCCCGCCCAAGACAGTCCACTAACCGAGATGATCACGGCTGGGCTGCTTCATCCGGCGACCGTCAGCGGGCCGGTGCCTCGCCCAACGGGCCCGATTCGCACTGACCACGAGGCAGGGGAACTACTCCGCGAGATGCGGGATGACGAGCGCTACTGA
- the recD gene encoding exodeoxyribonuclease V subunit alpha produces the protein MSTDVIDPLSCRVAHRATGLLRQFNEAGVLESADVHTAQRLCTLGGESDETVALAVALTVRALRTGSVCLELATVAAGTELPELPWPEPTAWLATVRASSLVARQVLRFYADRLLYLDRYWREEEQVCADLLALSTPHAGPAGLAAVERLFPPEYHEQRAAAEIALTQAVTVLTGGPGTGKTTTVARLLALLADRSEGAGRPRLRIALAAPTGKAAARLTEAVAGEVGRLDPIDQARLAGLQASTLHTLLGSRPGNSSRFKHNRANRLPHDVIVVDETSMVPLTMMARLLEAVRPTARLILVGDPDQLASVEAGAVLADLVEGLAARPGTRVATLSTAHRYKKSIGELAAAIRAGDGDTVIDLLRSGDEHREWIDVTGPAALAGKLAEIAVPHALRVRQAAVLGDAGEALRNLDEHRLLCAHRDGQHGANHWNRQVRRWVSDQTGDPLWSEWYAGRPLLVTANDYGLGVRNGDTGVVVADDEGLRAVIATASGPVDFATGRLSDVDSMYAMTIHKSQGSEADVVTVLMPPVESRLLTRELFYTAVTRAKHQVRVVGSEQEIRAALDRRVVRASGLALRLQEA, from the coding sequence ATGAGCACCGACGTCATCGATCCGCTGTCGTGCCGGGTGGCACACCGGGCCACCGGCCTGCTGCGGCAGTTCAACGAGGCCGGGGTGCTCGAGTCCGCGGATGTGCATACCGCACAACGGCTCTGCACGCTGGGCGGCGAATCCGACGAGACGGTGGCGCTGGCGGTGGCGTTGACGGTACGCGCGCTGCGCACCGGATCGGTCTGCCTGGAGTTGGCGACGGTGGCCGCCGGCACCGAGCTGCCGGAGTTGCCGTGGCCGGAGCCGACGGCGTGGCTGGCGACGGTGCGCGCGAGTTCCCTGGTGGCCAGGCAGGTGCTGCGCTTCTACGCGGATCGACTGCTCTACCTGGACCGTTATTGGCGGGAGGAGGAGCAGGTCTGCGCCGACCTGCTGGCACTGTCCACCCCGCACGCCGGGCCGGCCGGGCTGGCCGCGGTGGAGCGGCTGTTCCCGCCGGAGTATCACGAACAGCGGGCGGCCGCCGAGATCGCGCTGACACAGGCCGTCACGGTGTTGACCGGTGGTCCGGGCACCGGCAAGACCACCACGGTGGCCCGACTGCTGGCGCTGCTGGCCGACCGGTCCGAGGGGGCCGGACGCCCGCGGCTGCGGATCGCGCTGGCCGCCCCCACCGGCAAGGCCGCGGCACGGCTGACCGAGGCTGTGGCCGGTGAGGTCGGCAGGCTCGACCCGATCGATCAGGCCCGGCTGGCCGGGTTGCAGGCCAGCACCCTGCACACGCTGTTGGGTTCGCGGCCCGGGAATTCGTCGCGGTTCAAGCACAATCGGGCCAATCGGCTGCCGCACGACGTGATCGTCGTCGACGAGACGTCGATGGTGCCGCTGACCATGATGGCCCGGCTGCTGGAGGCGGTCCGGCCGACCGCCCGGCTGATCCTGGTGGGTGACCCCGACCAGTTGGCGTCGGTGGAGGCCGGGGCGGTGCTGGCCGACCTGGTGGAGGGTCTGGCGGCCCGGCCCGGTACCCGGGTGGCGACGCTGTCGACCGCGCACCGCTACAAGAAGTCGATCGGCGAGTTGGCCGCAGCCATCCGGGCCGGGGACGGCGACACCGTCATCGACCTGCTGCGCTCCGGCGACGAACACCGGGAGTGGATCGACGTGACGGGCCCGGCCGCACTGGCCGGGAAGCTGGCCGAGATCGCGGTGCCGCACGCGTTGCGGGTCCGGCAGGCGGCGGTGCTCGGTGATGCCGGCGAGGCGCTGCGCAATCTCGACGAGCACCGGTTGTTGTGTGCGCACCGCGACGGCCAGCACGGGGCGAATCACTGGAACCGTCAGGTGCGCCGCTGGGTGTCCGATCAGACCGGGGATCCGCTGTGGTCGGAGTGGTATGCCGGACGTCCACTGCTGGTCACCGCCAACGATTACGGACTGGGTGTGCGCAACGGCGACACCGGTGTGGTGGTGGCCGACGACGAGGGCCTGCGGGCGGTGATCGCGACCGCGTCGGGCCCGGTGGATTTCGCCACCGGCCGGCTCTCCGACGTCGACAGCATGTACGCGATGACCATCCACAAGAGTCAGGGCAGCGAAGCCGACGTGGTGACGGTGCTGATGCCGCCGGTCGAGTCGCGGTTGCTGACCCGGGAGCTGTTCTACACCGCGGTGACCCGCGCCAAGCATCAGGTGCGGGTGGTCGGCTCCGAGCAGGAGATCCGCGCCGCACTGGATCGGCGGGTGGTGCGGGCCTCGGGGTTGGCGTTGCGACTGCAGGAGGCGTGA
- the recB gene encoding exodeoxyribonuclease V subunit beta, whose translation MTQPFDLLGPLPAAGSTTVLEASAGTGKTFTLAALATRYLAEGRARPDQLLLVTFGRLASRELRDRVRAQVAGAAAALSGQRPPDNDVERHLCDGSADVLRQRAARLRDALADFDAATIVTIHQFCALVLKSLGVAGDTDETLTLVESLADLVGEIVDDRYLQRFGHDETPPPFSREEALKLANRVVEEPAAQLRPLDPEPGTEAAVRLEFAGEVLAELAHRKRRQGILGYTDLLTLLRDALRRSGSDAAERMRRRWPVVMVDEFQDTDPVQWEVIDSAFRGHCTLVLIGDPKQAIYGFRGGDIYTYLAAARTADDRRTLDTNWRSDSDLVDCLQVVMGDTRLGHREIVVPQVQAHHRGQRLAGAPHNAPFRLRVVDRPTLGCSAAKEILIDPLRTHIAADLAADIAALLGSGASYDGRPITAGDIAILVDRHPDARLCRDALSALDIPVVYTGDANVFATGAAADWLCLLEAFDAPHRSGLVRAAACTMFFGETAETLAAGGDALTDRVAQTLREWTDHARQHGIAAVFEAAKLAGMGRRVLSGRGGERQLTDCAHIGQLLNRAAHDERLGLPGLRDWLRKQCEDQTSRATERTRRLDSDTGAVQLMTVFMAKGLQFPVVYLPFLFNRNIGDRGDLLYHEPGADGTETRCLYIGGAAGPDRGRAKQFHHVEETLDHLRITYVALTRAQSQVVAWWGPSKDEVNSGLSRLLRGRSHGSVEVPTSCLPKPSDDEAWAHFEAWQDVGGPVVEHSQVIAPTPVPRPSSPTDLAVRHFHRRIDTDWRRTSYSALVRHAQEGTPAGVGSEPESHARDDESQDITVSQAAVGVGTDLRSPMADLPAGAAFGSLVHAVLETADPFAADLAAELAAQVRVHEPWWPIGVDADVLAAALVPMHDTPLGPLAGDVTLRRVGIADRLRELDFEIPLAGGDGPDTGPPVRVADVGALLRAHLDAADPFAPYADRLLSEALGGQPLRGYLSGSLDVVLRLPDRRYLVVDYKTNNLGETAADYGPSRMAEAMLHSDYPLQALLYTAVLHRFLRWRQPNYDPDRHLGGVLYLFVRGMCGPATPTVDGTPTGVFSWRPPTALVVALSDLLHQGAGV comes from the coding sequence GTGACGCAGCCTTTCGACCTGCTCGGGCCGCTGCCCGCCGCCGGGTCCACCACGGTGCTGGAGGCCAGCGCCGGCACCGGCAAGACGTTCACCCTGGCCGCGCTGGCCACCCGCTACCTGGCCGAGGGCCGGGCCCGCCCGGACCAGTTGCTGCTGGTCACGTTCGGCCGGTTGGCCAGCCGGGAACTGCGTGATCGGGTGCGCGCCCAGGTGGCCGGTGCGGCCGCAGCACTGTCGGGGCAGCGTCCGCCGGACAACGACGTGGAGCGGCACCTGTGTGACGGGTCCGCCGACGTCCTGCGGCAGCGCGCGGCCCGGCTTCGCGACGCGCTGGCCGATTTCGATGCCGCGACCATCGTCACCATTCACCAGTTCTGCGCCCTGGTCCTGAAATCCCTCGGGGTGGCCGGCGACACCGACGAGACGCTGACCCTGGTGGAGAGCCTGGCCGACCTGGTCGGCGAGATCGTCGACGACCGTTACCTGCAGCGCTTCGGCCATGACGAGACCCCGCCCCCGTTCAGCCGGGAGGAGGCGCTCAAGCTGGCCAACCGGGTGGTGGAGGAGCCCGCCGCGCAGTTGCGTCCGCTCGACCCGGAGCCGGGCACCGAGGCCGCGGTCCGGCTGGAGTTCGCCGGCGAGGTGCTGGCCGAGTTGGCGCACCGGAAACGCCGCCAGGGCATCCTCGGCTACACCGATCTGTTGACCCTGCTGCGGGATGCTTTGCGGCGCAGCGGCTCCGATGCCGCCGAACGGATGCGCCGGCGCTGGCCGGTGGTGATGGTCGACGAATTCCAGGACACCGACCCGGTGCAGTGGGAGGTCATCGACAGCGCCTTCCGCGGGCATTGCACGCTGGTGCTGATCGGCGACCCCAAGCAGGCCATCTACGGATTCCGCGGCGGCGACATCTACACCTATCTGGCCGCGGCCCGCACCGCCGATGACCGGCGCACCCTGGACACCAACTGGCGCAGCGATTCCGACCTGGTCGACTGCCTGCAGGTGGTGATGGGCGACACCCGGTTGGGCCACCGCGAGATCGTGGTTCCGCAGGTGCAGGCCCATCACCGCGGGCAGCGCCTGGCCGGCGCACCGCACAACGCGCCGTTCCGGCTGCGGGTGGTGGACCGGCCCACGCTGGGCTGCTCGGCGGCCAAAGAGATCCTGATCGATCCGCTGCGCACGCACATCGCCGCCGACCTGGCCGCCGATATCGCCGCCCTGCTCGGTTCCGGCGCCAGCTACGACGGCCGGCCGATCACCGCCGGTGACATCGCGATCCTGGTCGACCGTCACCCCGACGCCCGACTGTGCCGGGATGCGTTGAGCGCACTGGATATTCCGGTGGTCTACACCGGCGACGCCAACGTGTTCGCGACCGGTGCGGCCGCGGACTGGCTGTGTCTGCTGGAGGCGTTCGACGCCCCGCACCGCAGCGGGCTGGTGCGTGCGGCGGCCTGCACCATGTTCTTCGGTGAGACCGCCGAAACACTGGCCGCCGGCGGCGACGCCCTCACCGACCGGGTGGCCCAGACCTTGCGGGAGTGGACCGATCACGCCCGCCAGCACGGCATCGCAGCGGTGTTCGAGGCCGCCAAGCTGGCCGGGATGGGCCGTCGGGTGCTGAGCGGGCGCGGCGGCGAACGGCAGCTGACCGACTGCGCGCATATCGGCCAGCTGCTCAACCGGGCCGCCCACGATGAGCGGCTCGGGCTGCCGGGCCTGCGTGATTGGCTGCGCAAACAGTGCGAGGACCAGACCAGCCGCGCCACCGAGCGCACCCGCCGACTCGACAGCGATACCGGTGCGGTGCAGTTGATGACGGTGTTCATGGCCAAGGGTCTGCAGTTCCCGGTGGTGTATCTGCCGTTTCTGTTCAACCGCAACATCGGCGACCGGGGCGACCTGCTCTATCACGAGCCCGGCGCGGACGGCACCGAGACGCGCTGCCTGTACATCGGCGGCGCTGCGGGCCCGGATCGGGGCCGCGCCAAACAGTTCCACCACGTCGAGGAGACCCTGGATCACCTGCGGATCACCTACGTCGCACTGACCCGGGCGCAGTCGCAGGTGGTGGCCTGGTGGGGTCCGAGCAAAGACGAGGTCAACAGCGGGCTGTCGCGGCTGCTGCGCGGCCGGTCGCACGGCAGTGTCGAGGTGCCGACCAGTTGCCTGCCCAAGCCCAGCGACGACGAGGCGTGGGCGCACTTCGAGGCCTGGCAGGACGTCGGCGGCCCGGTGGTGGAGCACTCGCAGGTGATCGCCCCGACCCCGGTGCCCCGGCCGTCGTCGCCGACGGATCTGGCGGTGCGGCACTTTCACCGCCGGATCGACACCGACTGGCGGCGCACCTCGTATTCGGCGTTGGTCCGGCACGCCCAGGAGGGCACCCCGGCGGGGGTGGGCAGTGAGCCCGAGTCGCACGCCCGCGACGACGAGTCGCAGGACATCACCGTCAGCCAGGCCGCCGTCGGCGTCGGCACGGATCTGCGTTCCCCGATGGCCGATCTGCCCGCCGGCGCGGCCTTCGGCTCGCTGGTGCATGCGGTGCTGGAGACCGCCGATCCGTTCGCCGCGGACCTGGCCGCGGAGTTGGCCGCCCAGGTCCGCGTGCACGAGCCGTGGTGGCCGATCGGCGTCGACGCCGACGTGCTGGCGGCCGCCCTGGTGCCGATGCACGACACACCGTTGGGGCCGTTGGCCGGCGATGTGACGTTGCGTCGGGTCGGGATCGCGGATCGGTTGCGGGAGTTGGATTTCGAGATTCCGCTGGCCGGCGGCGACGGCCCGGACACCGGGCCGCCGGTGCGGGTGGCCGACGTCGGCGCGCTGCTGCGCGCGCACCTCGACGCCGCCGACCCGTTCGCGCCGTATGCTGACCGGCTGCTCTCCGAGGCGCTGGGCGGCCAGCCGTTGCGCGGCTATCTGTCCGGTTCCCTGGATGTGGTGTTGCGACTGCCCGATCGGCGCTATCTGGTGGTCGACTACAAGACGAACAATCTCGGCGAGACGGCGGCCGATTACGGTCCGTCACGGATGGCCGAGGCCATGCTGCATTCGGACTATCCGCTGCAGGCGCTGCTCTACACCGCGGTGCTGCACCGGTTCCTGCGATGGCGCCAGCCCAATTACGACCCGGATCGGCATCTGGGCGGGGTGCTGTATCTGTTCGTGCGCGGCATGTGCGGGCCGGCGACCCCGACGGTCGACGGCACGCCCACCGGGGTGTTCAGCTGGCGGCCGCCGACGGCCCTGGTGGTGGCGTTGTCGGATCTGTTGCATCAGGGGGCGGGCGTATGA